Proteins from a single region of Coregonus clupeaformis isolate EN_2021a chromosome 19, ASM2061545v1, whole genome shotgun sequence:
- the LOC121531739 gene encoding protein shisa-like-1a: MTVTSRQSLNVLTVIFLLLSTAALSAHFRVCEPYSDHKGRYHFGFHCPRLSDNKTYMFCCHHNNTAFKYCCNETEFQTVMQVNLTTTTDGFAHNNYTALVGVWIYGFFVMVLLALDFLYYSAMNYELCRVYLEKWGLGGRWLKKARSQWHRPAPGEESETQAQTQGHPMALSHQHPRHSLRGEHQSPTSPSTHPPSE, encoded by the exons ATGACTGTCACCAGCCGGCAGTCCTTGAATGTCCTGACAGTCATCTTCCTCCTGCTGTCCACTGCAG CTCTATCAGCTCATTTCAGAGTGTGTGAACCATACTCCGACCACAAGGGGCGCTATCACTTTGGTTTCCACTGCCCTCGCCTTTCTGACAACAAGACCTACATGTTCTGCTGTCACCACAACAACACAGCCTTCAAGTACTGCTGCAATGAGACTGAGTTCCAGACAGTCATGCAGGTCAACCTGACTACCACCACAGATGGCTTTGCACACAA TAACTACACAGCCCTGGTAGGAGTGTGGATCTATGGCTTCTTCGTCATGGTGCTGCTAGCCCTGGACTTCCTCTACTACTCGGCCATGAACTATGAGCTGTGCAGAGTGTACCTGGAGAAGTGGGGTCTGGGTGGGCGCTGGCTGAAGAAAGCCAGGAGCCAGTGGCACCGGCCGGCcccaggagaggagagtgagaccCAGGCACAGACCCAGGGTCACCCCATGGCCCTCAGTCACCAGCACCCCAGACACAGCCTCAGAGGAGAGCACCAGAGCCCCACGAGCCCTAGCACACATCCACCGTCTG AGTGA